In a genomic window of Bradyrhizobium ontarionense:
- a CDS encoding NUDIX hydrolase, with protein MPMPFDDATRRKIESCCAGFVRLDEAAPTASLKRAAVAIALAPDHDTGATAVLLTLRAAGLRSHGGQWALPGGRCDAGETPVEAALRELAEELGLILAPDAVLGLLDDYPTRSGYLITPVIVWAANGHTLRPNPDEVTSVHRIGLDAITADDAFDFTAIRESRRRVIRFHAREGIIHAPTAALIYQFREVLAGRDTRVHNLEQPVFAWK; from the coding sequence ATGCCCATGCCGTTCGACGATGCCACCAGGCGGAAAATCGAGAGCTGCTGTGCCGGCTTCGTGCGCCTGGACGAGGCTGCGCCGACGGCGTCGCTCAAGCGGGCGGCGGTGGCCATCGCGCTGGCCCCTGATCACGACACCGGCGCCACGGCGGTGCTGCTGACCCTGCGTGCCGCGGGGTTGCGCAGTCATGGCGGGCAATGGGCGCTGCCGGGCGGGCGGTGCGATGCCGGCGAAACACCGGTCGAGGCCGCCTTGCGGGAGCTGGCGGAAGAGCTCGGGTTGATCCTGGCGCCCGACGCTGTGCTGGGCCTGCTCGACGATTACCCGACCCGGTCCGGCTATCTGATTACCCCCGTCATCGTGTGGGCGGCCAATGGTCATACGCTCAGGCCGAATCCGGACGAGGTCACCTCGGTGCACCGGATCGGTCTGGACGCGATCACGGCGGATGATGCGTTCGACTTCACTGCGATCCGTGAGAGCAGGCGGCGCGTGATTCGTTTCCATGCCCGCGAGGGCATCATTCACGCGCCCACCGCGGCGCTGATCTATCAGTTCCGCGAGGTGCTGGCTGGTCGCGACACCCGCGTCCACAATCTGGAACAGCCGGTGTTTGCCTGGAAGTAG
- a CDS encoding TAXI family TRAP transporter solute-binding subunit — MRFSKSFGAATGLIVAAACLLAAPAARAQSFINVLTGGTSGVYYPLGVAIGKIYGDKIPNVKTQVQATKASVENLILLQQGRGELAFALGDSLKAAWNGEEEAGFKSKLDKLRTLGAIYPNYIQIVATAESGIKTLADLKGKSLSVGAPKSGTELNSRAILAAAGMSYKDLGKVEYLPFAESVDLMKNRQLGATLQSAGLGVASLKDLSTSSPITVVSVPKEVVEKIGAPFVAATIPANTYTGQDKDVPTAAVINYLVTSSAVSDDLAYQMTKLIFDSLPELANAHAAGKEIKLETAAQDSPVPLHPGAIRYYKEKGVIK, encoded by the coding sequence ATGCGTTTTTCAAAATCCTTTGGCGCTGCAACCGGGCTGATCGTGGCCGCCGCCTGCCTGCTGGCCGCCCCTGCGGCGCGGGCGCAGAGCTTCATCAACGTACTGACCGGCGGAACGTCCGGCGTCTATTATCCGCTCGGCGTCGCGATCGGGAAGATCTACGGTGACAAGATCCCCAACGTGAAGACCCAGGTGCAGGCCACCAAGGCCTCGGTCGAGAACCTGATCCTGCTGCAGCAGGGCCGCGGCGAGCTGGCGTTTGCGCTCGGCGATTCTCTCAAAGCGGCCTGGAACGGCGAGGAAGAGGCCGGCTTCAAGTCCAAGCTGGACAAGCTGCGCACCCTCGGCGCGATCTATCCGAACTACATCCAGATCGTCGCGACCGCCGAGTCCGGGATCAAGACGCTGGCGGATCTGAAGGGCAAGAGCCTGTCGGTCGGCGCGCCCAAGTCCGGCACCGAGCTCAACTCGCGCGCGATCCTCGCGGCCGCCGGCATGAGCTACAAGGATCTCGGCAAGGTCGAATATCTGCCGTTCGCCGAGTCAGTCGATCTGATGAAGAACCGGCAGCTCGGCGCGACGCTTCAGTCGGCCGGGCTCGGCGTCGCCTCGTTGAAGGATCTGTCGACGTCGTCGCCGATCACCGTGGTGTCAGTCCCGAAGGAGGTGGTCGAGAAGATCGGCGCGCCCTTCGTGGCGGCGACCATCCCGGCCAACACCTATACCGGCCAGGACAAGGACGTGCCGACCGCGGCCGTGATCAACTACCTCGTCACCAGCTCGGCCGTGTCGGATGACCTTGCCTATCAGATGACCAAGCTGATCTTCGATTCCCTGCCCGAGCTCGCCAATGCGCATGCCGCCGGCAAGGAGATCAAGCTGGAGACGGCGGCGCAGGACAGTCCGGTGCCGCTGCATCCGGGCGCCATCCGCTATTACAAGGAAAAGGGCGTCATCAAGTAA
- a CDS encoding TRAP transporter permease yields the protein METPVKVEFDNFEHGFPEGFGPGRWGYLAYGIGLAFAVFQLYVAAFNYLPSQVVRGVHVGFLLLLTFGLIGNFTAKTDAGRIAGWAIGAVGFLCGLYQWIFYADLIARDGDPTRIDLVVGTLLAVLIFEGTRRLMGLALPLMCGACLLYWFFGQYLPAPLNHRGYDFDQIVTHLSFGTEGFYGVPIYVSATYIFLFILFGSFLEHAGMIQLFTDVSLGLFGRTRGGPAKVAVFASGMMGTISGSGVANVVTVGQFTIPLMIRFGYRRAFAAGVEATASMGGQIMPPVMGAVAFIMAETLGVDYSVIVKAAVIPAILYFASAFWMVHLEAGRHGLTGMKPSEIPSAWKALIERWYLVLPLAALVYMLFEGFTPLYAGSMGLALTVALILGTSITMGFSNQVLRYVFWIGLALVVGALSRNGLQIVPVAAVVVALVVVTGFVRGGMGTLHACRDSLAESAKSALTVGMACAIVGVIIGMMTQTGVGSIFGSWVIGLGKTSLFAALIMTMLLSILLGTGIPTIPTYIITAALAAPALAKLGVPLIASHMFAFYYGIMADLSPPVALAALAAAPIAKENPDKIGWEAMRIALAGYVIPFLFVYSPALMLQPGDPMEAQVGFLGAVAYAGVKALASIALFGMVAIGFLFTRMTVIERLLAFVASVCLLGEFPYSDLLGFVLGLAIVAWQWRQRPPAAVVASA from the coding sequence ATGGAAACGCCTGTGAAGGTCGAGTTCGACAATTTCGAACACGGCTTTCCGGAGGGCTTCGGTCCCGGCCGCTGGGGCTATCTCGCCTACGGCATCGGGCTCGCTTTCGCCGTGTTCCAGCTCTATGTTGCCGCCTTCAACTACCTGCCGAGCCAGGTCGTACGCGGCGTCCATGTCGGCTTCCTGCTGCTGCTCACCTTCGGCCTGATCGGCAATTTCACCGCCAAGACCGATGCGGGACGCATTGCCGGCTGGGCCATCGGCGCCGTCGGCTTCCTGTGCGGGCTCTATCAGTGGATCTTCTATGCCGACCTGATTGCGCGCGACGGTGATCCGACCCGGATCGATCTGGTGGTCGGAACACTGCTGGCCGTGCTGATCTTCGAGGGCACGCGCCGGCTGATGGGACTTGCGCTGCCGCTGATGTGCGGCGCCTGCTTGCTCTATTGGTTCTTCGGCCAATATCTGCCGGCCCCGCTCAACCATCGTGGCTATGATTTCGATCAGATTGTGACCCATCTGTCGTTCGGCACCGAAGGCTTCTACGGCGTGCCGATCTATGTCTCGGCCACCTACATCTTCCTGTTCATCCTGTTCGGCTCGTTCCTTGAACATGCCGGCATGATCCAGCTGTTCACCGACGTCTCGCTGGGTCTGTTCGGCCGCACCCGCGGCGGCCCGGCCAAGGTCGCCGTGTTCGCCTCGGGCATGATGGGCACGATCTCGGGCTCCGGCGTCGCCAACGTCGTCACCGTCGGCCAGTTCACGATCCCGCTGATGATCAGGTTTGGCTATCGCCGCGCCTTCGCGGCCGGCGTCGAAGCGACGGCGTCGATGGGCGGCCAGATCATGCCGCCGGTGATGGGCGCGGTGGCCTTCATCATGGCCGAGACGCTCGGCGTGGATTACTCGGTCATCGTCAAGGCGGCCGTGATCCCGGCCATCCTCTATTTCGCCTCGGCCTTCTGGATGGTGCATCTGGAAGCCGGCAGGCATGGCCTGACCGGCATGAAGCCGTCGGAGATTCCCAGCGCCTGGAAGGCGCTGATCGAGCGCTGGTACCTCGTGCTGCCGCTGGCGGCGCTGGTCTATATGCTGTTCGAAGGCTTCACGCCGCTCTATGCGGGATCGATGGGCCTCGCGCTCACGGTGGCGCTGATCCTCGGCACCTCGATCACGATGGGCTTTTCCAACCAGGTGCTGCGCTACGTATTCTGGATCGGGCTGGCACTCGTGGTCGGCGCGCTCTCGCGCAACGGCCTGCAGATCGTGCCCGTCGCCGCCGTCGTCGTCGCGCTCGTCGTCGTCACCGGCTTCGTGCGCGGCGGCATGGGCACGTTGCACGCCTGCCGCGATTCGCTGGCCGAGAGTGCGAAGTCGGCGCTGACGGTCGGCATGGCCTGCGCCATCGTCGGCGTCATCATCGGCATGATGACGCAGACCGGCGTCGGCTCGATCTTCGGCAGCTGGGTGATCGGCCTCGGCAAGACCAGCCTGTTCGCGGCGCTGATCATGACGATGCTGCTGTCGATCCTGCTCGGCACCGGCATTCCGACCATCCCGACCTACATCATCACCGCGGCGCTGGCCGCACCTGCGCTCGCCAAGCTCGGCGTGCCGCTGATCGCGAGCCACATGTTCGCGTTCTACTACGGCATCATGGCCGACCTCTCGCCGCCGGTGGCGTTGGCGGCGCTGGCCGCGGCGCCGATCGCCAAGGAGAACCCCGACAAGATCGGCTGGGAGGCGATGCGGATCGCACTCGCCGGCTATGTCATCCCCTTCCTCTTCGTTTATTCGCCGGCACTGATGCTGCAGCCGGGGGATCCGATGGAGGCGCAGGTCGGCTTCCTCGGCGCGGTGGCGTATGCGGGCGTGAAGGCGCTCGCCTCGATTGCTCTGTTCGGCATGGTCGCGATCGGTTTCCTGTTCACGCGCATGACCGTGATCGAGCGCCTCCTGGCGTTCGTCGCATCGGTCTGCCTGCTCGGCGAATTCCCTTACAGCGACCTGCTGGGCTTCGTGCTGGGACTGGCGATCGTCGCCTGGCAGTGGCGTCAGCGGCCGCCGGCTGCGGTGGTGGCGTCCGCTTGA
- a CDS encoding DUF1850 domain-containing protein, translating into MSLCLASAGVVKALALASFTLAWSHSVEKTAWQEDWRVTPDGLELAQARVKGSGAGMEPPPEARLVDGWFQWQPQRAPLSRLVLANSGAAGEWRVCGDGQCRTLSEIFGHDIGVATITMSVCNE; encoded by the coding sequence TTGAGCCTCTGCCTCGCTTCCGCCGGTGTCGTGAAGGCGCTGGCCCTGGCCAGCTTCACCCTGGCCTGGAGCCATTCGGTCGAGAAGACCGCGTGGCAGGAGGACTGGCGTGTCACGCCGGATGGTCTCGAACTGGCGCAGGCGCGCGTCAAAGGCTCGGGTGCCGGCATGGAGCCGCCGCCGGAGGCGCGGCTGGTCGACGGCTGGTTCCAGTGGCAGCCGCAGCGCGCGCCGCTGTCGCGGCTCGTGCTCGCAAATTCCGGCGCGGCCGGCGAGTGGCGGGTCTGTGGCGACGGGCAATGCCGGACGCTCTCGGAGATCTTCGGTCACGATATCGGCGTCGCGACGATCACGATGAGCGTCTGCAACGAATAA
- a CDS encoding SDR family NAD(P)-dependent oxidoreductase: MDRLEGKVALVVGAGSIGPGWGNGKATAVTFARQGAKVFCVDRNGEAAAETASIISGEGGQAEAFTADVSKAAEVEAMVKACLTAYGRVDVLDNNVGIAEMGSVVDIEEAEWDRVFAVNLKSAYLAMKHVIPVMIGQGGGSIINISSVASIRQVGISYVSYGASKAAMNQMTRTTAVEFASKHVRVNAILPGLMKTPMVEHSAGLAASYAEGDVAEMWRKRDAQVPMGHMGDAFDVANAALFLASDESRYVTGTMLVVDGGLTCRS; the protein is encoded by the coding sequence ATGGATCGTCTCGAGGGCAAGGTGGCGCTGGTGGTCGGCGCCGGGTCGATCGGGCCGGGCTGGGGCAACGGCAAGGCGACGGCCGTGACTTTCGCGCGGCAGGGCGCCAAGGTGTTCTGCGTCGACCGCAATGGAGAGGCGGCGGCCGAGACCGCTTCGATCATTTCAGGCGAGGGTGGGCAGGCCGAGGCGTTCACCGCCGACGTCTCCAAGGCCGCCGAGGTCGAGGCGATGGTGAAGGCCTGTCTCACGGCCTATGGCCGTGTCGACGTGCTCGACAACAATGTCGGCATCGCCGAGATGGGCAGCGTCGTCGATATCGAGGAAGCCGAGTGGGACCGCGTGTTCGCGGTCAACCTGAAGAGCGCCTATCTCGCCATGAAGCACGTCATTCCCGTGATGATCGGGCAGGGCGGCGGTTCCATCATCAACATCTCCTCGGTTGCCTCGATCCGCCAGGTCGGCATCTCCTATGTCAGCTACGGTGCCAGCAAGGCGGCGATGAACCAGATGACGCGAACCACCGCGGTCGAGTTCGCGTCGAAGCACGTGCGCGTCAATGCGATCCTGCCCGGACTGATGAAGACCCCGATGGTCGAGCATTCCGCCGGGCTCGCCGCGAGCTATGCCGAGGGCGACGTCGCGGAGATGTGGCGCAAGCGCGACGCGCAGGTACCGATGGGGCACATGGGTGACGCCTTCGACGTCGCCAATGCCGCCTTGTTCCTCGCCTCCGACGAGTCGCGCTACGTCACCGGCACCATGCTCGTGGTCGACGGCGGGCTCACGTGCCGCAGCTAG